A DNA window from Pogona vitticeps strain Pit_001003342236 chromosome 2, PviZW2.1, whole genome shotgun sequence contains the following coding sequences:
- the RBP5 gene encoding retinol-binding protein 5, with product MPPNLTGYYRFVSQDNMENYLRALDINVALRKLVCLLKPDKEIIHTGDHMTIRTLTSLRNYIMDFDLGVEFEEDLGPVDGRKCQTTVYWDGDQLVCEQRGEKRNRGWKHWLEGDQLHLRMTAEDEVCVQVFQKVK from the exons aTGCCTCCCAACCTCACTGGCTACTACCGATTCGTCTCCCAAGACAACATGGAGAACTACCTCCGTGCCTTAG ACATCAATGTGGCTCTGAGGAAACTGGTTTGCCTCCTGAAGCCAGACAAGGAGATTATCCACACCGGAGACCACATGACTATCCGCACATTAACTTCACTTCGAAACTACATCATGGACTTTGACCTGGGAGTTGAGTTTGAAGAGGACTTGGGGCCAGTGGATGGGCGAAAGTGCCAG ACAACTGTCTACTGGGATGGAGATCAGCTGGTGTGTGAACAGCGAGGAGAGAAACGGAATCGGGGCTGGAAGCACTGGCTAGAAGGGGATCAgctgcatttg cGTATGACCGCAGAGGATGAAGTTTGTGTCCAGGTCTTCCAGAAAGTGAAGTGA